In a single window of the Pseudogemmatithrix spongiicola genome:
- a CDS encoding M16 family metallopeptidase, producing MSQPSVVTAPQTGVQRTVLPNGLTVLSEHMPGVRSVALGAWVRAASLHETREQMGISHFLEHMVFKGSERRSAREIALSLESLGGSLDAYTAREHTSYQARVLDEHLPQAADVLFDLMFRPALREQDLELERGVILEEIAMVEDTPDDIVFEVHNTALFGDHPHGFQILGTPETVESFTVADLRALHTRAYRPENVVVAAAGNVTHEQLLSILSAAGWADLKGQGPLALFDVPDVAPVAPSEQRVERDIQQMHLVMGNVTVPHRDARRHALLLVNSLFGGGMSSRLFQKVREELGLAYSVHSFQSFHATAGSQGIYLGCAPERAEEAISAVRSELALLQVAGLTADELAMGKQQLKGQITLSMESVPARMYRAAAVELFDEPYRPLDEVLARVDAITMREVADVCASFYGVDQQTIVRLGPT from the coding sequence GTGAGCCAGCCGTCCGTGGTGACCGCCCCTCAGACGGGCGTCCAGCGGACCGTCCTGCCGAATGGACTGACCGTACTCTCGGAGCATATGCCGGGAGTGCGGTCGGTTGCTTTGGGGGCCTGGGTCCGGGCGGCTTCGCTGCATGAGACGCGCGAGCAGATGGGCATCTCGCACTTCCTCGAGCACATGGTGTTCAAGGGCAGCGAGCGGCGCAGCGCGCGCGAGATCGCGCTGTCGCTGGAGTCGTTGGGCGGATCGCTCGACGCCTACACCGCGCGGGAGCACACGAGCTACCAGGCGCGCGTGCTCGACGAGCACCTCCCGCAGGCGGCAGACGTGCTCTTCGACCTGATGTTCCGGCCGGCCCTGCGCGAGCAGGACCTGGAGTTGGAGCGCGGCGTGATCCTAGAGGAGATCGCGATGGTCGAGGATACGCCCGACGACATCGTCTTCGAAGTGCACAACACGGCGCTGTTCGGGGACCATCCGCACGGATTCCAGATCCTGGGGACCCCGGAGACGGTGGAGTCGTTCACCGTGGCCGACCTGCGCGCGCTGCACACGCGGGCGTATCGCCCGGAGAACGTGGTGGTGGCGGCGGCGGGCAACGTCACGCACGAGCAGTTGCTGTCGATACTCTCGGCGGCGGGCTGGGCCGATCTGAAGGGGCAGGGACCGCTGGCGCTGTTTGACGTGCCGGATGTGGCGCCCGTGGCGCCGTCGGAGCAGCGGGTCGAGCGTGACATCCAGCAGATGCACTTGGTGATGGGCAACGTGACGGTGCCGCACCGCGACGCGCGGCGGCACGCGTTGCTCCTGGTGAACTCGCTGTTCGGCGGCGGGATGAGCTCGCGGCTGTTCCAGAAGGTGCGCGAGGAACTCGGGTTGGCGTATAGCGTGCACAGCTTCCAGAGCTTCCACGCCACGGCGGGCAGCCAAGGGATTTATCTTGGATGTGCGCCGGAGCGGGCTGAAGAGGCGATCTCAGCGGTACGCAGCGAGCTTGCGTTGTTGCAGGTGGCGGGACTCACCGCGGACGAGCTGGCGATGGGCAAGCAGCAGCTGAAGGGGCAGATCACGCTGTCGATGGAAAGCGTGCCGGCGCGGATGTACCGGGCGGCGGCGGTGGAGCTGTTTGACGAGCCCTATCGGCCGCTGGATGAAGTGCTGGCGCGCGTGGATGCGATCACGATGCGGGAGGTCGCTGACGTCTGCGCTTCCTTCTACGGCGTGGATCAGCAGACGATCGTACGGCTAGGACCGACCTGA